GAACTCCGGACCCCGCTAACCTATCTGAAAGGATATGCGGATATAATTAGCCGAGGTGACATATCAGGTAACGAGAGAAATGAGTATATTGAAATTATTCGGGAAGAGACCGAACAATTGGTGGTACTAGTTAAAAATTTGTTTGAACTGGCAAAAATGGATCAGAATAGGTTCATTATAAATAAAGAGAATGTCGTGTTTGGAAACCTAATCCATACGATTACCGAACGCATCCGACCCGCACTTGAAGAAAAGAACATCACATTTTCCGTTCGCTGTCCAAGCCATATCAATGCACATATTGACCCTGAAAGAATTCAACAAGTGCTATTGAATATATTGGATAATGCAAAAAAACATACCTCTCAAGGGAAGCGAATTTCCTTGGAAGTATCTCAAAATAAACGTGATATTATAACGATGATTTCGGATGAAGGCGAAGGGATTCCCGAAGAAGACCTTCCTTATATATTTGAACGTTTATACCGTGTGGAAAAATCCAGATCTAGACTCAGTGGTGGAACTGGGTTGGGATTAGCTATTGCAAAAGAAATCGTGGAGTTCCATGGTGGTACGATTAAAGTTAGAAGTAAACTGGGCGAAGGGACCAGTTTTATCATGACGCTGCAGAGAGGTGATTCCCATGAATAAAGTTTTATTAATCGATGATGAAAAACGGATGTTGGATTTATTGGCATTATATTTGAAGCCATATCATTATCTGTGTCAAAAAGCGCTGGGGGCTAAAGAGGCCCTGTCCTATATAAAAGAAGAGGAGTTTGACATCATTCTGCTTGATATAATGATGCCGGAAATGAACGGGTGGGAGCTTTGTAAGGAAATCAGGCGTTTTTCAGAAGTGCCAATTATTATGGTCACTGCTCGGGAACAGAAGGAAGATATTGTAAATGGACTGAAACTGGGTGCAGATGATTATATTACGAAACCCTTTAATGAAGAGGAATTAGTAGCGAGAATGGATGCACTATTGCGGAGAATAAAACCAGCCAGTCAGATTGAAGTAAATGGATTATTATGGAATGAAGATCGGTTTGTGCTTTCCTATAAAAATAACCCGATTAAATTAACACCAAAAGAGTTTTCCATGCTTGGAGTTTTAATGAAAAATCCGGAACTGGTCTTTTCCAGGGATCAGTTAATTGATTTGATATGGGGGCTCAATTCAGAAACGGAGGGGCGAACAGTGGACTCACATGTCAGAAATGTACGGGAAAAAATTCGTCAGGTTGGTTTTCCCATCGATGAGTATTTTAAAACGGTTTGGGGCATTGGGTATAAGTGGGTTAATAAATGAATCTTATTTGGATAAACAGTTACTCAAAAAGGCAGTTAACCTGTCTTTTTCCTTTTCTGTAATATTTGCATAAGTAAGAAAGATACAACTCTTACAACGCAGGTAAGTTTTTATATTGATAAAACAAAATGCATGAGAGGTTGTTCTATGAGGAGCTAACATTCAAATAAGCATTCCCATGACATGTCAGCCCGGTATCTACACGTGATAGAACTGGAAGCAAAATAGGATGGTGACTATATCCATGATTAT
The DNA window shown above is from Microbulbifer pacificus and carries:
- a CDS encoding sensor histidine kinase — encoded protein: HKVELHTDRRDELGELAASITTLSDDLERLKNERNEFLASISHELRTPLTYLKGYADIISRGDISGNERNEYIEIIREETEQLVVLVKNLFELAKMDQNRFIINKENVVFGNLIHTITERIRPALEEKNITFSVRCPSHINAHIDPERIQQVLLNILDNAKKHTSQGKRISLEVSQNKRDIITMISDEGEGIPEEDLPYIFERLYRVEKSRSRLSGGTGLGLAIAKEIVEFHGGTIKVRSKLGEGTSFIMTLQRGDSHE
- a CDS encoding response regulator transcription factor, translating into MNKVLLIDDEKRMLDLLALYLKPYHYLCQKALGAKEALSYIKEEEFDIILLDIMMPEMNGWELCKEIRRFSEVPIIMVTAREQKEDIVNGLKLGADDYITKPFNEEELVARMDALLRRIKPASQIEVNGLLWNEDRFVLSYKNNPIKLTPKEFSMLGVLMKNPELVFSRDQLIDLIWGLNSETEGRTVDSHVRNVREKIRQVGFPIDEYFKTVWGIGYKWVNK